One region of Melitaea cinxia chromosome 29, ilMelCinx1.1, whole genome shotgun sequence genomic DNA includes:
- the LOC123667921 gene encoding histone H2A, sperm-like — MASRKKSKSRSSRAGLHFPIGRIHKILKKGNYAPRIGGGAPIYLAAALEYLSAEILELAAEVAKENNKSRVVPRHILFAIRNDEELNKMLCGVTISQGGVLPAIHSQLLPKKTVKSSQSQ; from the coding sequence ATGGCTTCTCGAAAGAAGAGTAAATCCCGTTCCTCACGCGCTGGCCTCCATTTCCCTATTGGAAGAATCCACAAGATCCTGAAAAAGGGAAACTACGCACCAAGAATCGGCGGAGGAGCACCGATATACTTAGCAGCGGCTTTGGAATATTTATCAGCGGAAATACTGGAATTAGCGGCGGAAGTTgcaaaagaaaataacaaatctcGTGTCGTGCCACGCCACATACTCTTTGCTATAAGAAATGACGAGGAGTTAAATAAAATGCTGTGTGGTGTCACGATATCTCAAGGTGGAGTGTTGCCAGCGATTCATTCACAATTATTACCGAAGAAAACCGTCAAAAGTTCTCAgtcacaataa
- the LOC123667919 gene encoding histone H3.2-like — protein sequence MARTKQTARKSTGGKAPRKPMITKAARKTAPATGGVKKPHRFRPGTVALREIRRYQKSTELLIRKLPFQRIVREIAQDFKTDLRFQSSAVQALQEASEAYLVGLFEDTNLCAIHGKRITIMPKDIQLARRVRGERA from the coding sequence ATGGCGCGTACGAAGCAAACCGCACGCAAATCCACTGGCGGCAAAGCCCCCCGAAAACCAATGATTACAAAAGCGGCCAGGAAAACCGCCCCAGCGACTGGCGGTGTTAAGAAACCCCACAGATTCCGACCAGGAACCGTCGCCCTTCGAGAAATAAGGCGATACCAAAAGTCTACCGAGCTGTTGATAAGAAAGCTACCTTTCCAAAGAATCGTTCGCGAAATTGCTCAAGATTTTAAAACGGATTTGAGGTTCCAGAGCTCCGCTGTGCAGGCGCTGCAAGAAGCGTCAGAGGCGTATTTAGTGGGATTATTCGAGGATACGAATTTGTGCGCTATTCACGGTAAAAGAATCACTATAATGCCTAAGGATATCCAGTTGGCGCGGCGAGTACGGGGTGAGCGTGCGTAG
- the LOC123667920 gene encoding late histone H2B.L4-like, with translation MVPKSTLHSNKKKKDVIEKPIAKTKKMKKKNYQSFSIYIFKLLRSVTKESFGISRHSMLIMNNFVNDMLEKIASEAGKLASHSKKTTLGSREMQSAIRLVLPGELAKHANIEAMKAITMYHNSHEREGKTP, from the coding sequence ATGGTACCCAAATCAACACTACACTCAAACAAGAAGAAAAAGGACGTGATCGAGAAACCGATagcaaaaacgaaaaaaatgaaaaagaagaaCTACCAGAgcttttctatttatattttcaaattgcTACGAAGTGTAACGAAAGAGAGTTTCGGTATATCGAGGCATTCTATGTTGATAATGAACAATTTTGTGAACGATATGCTAGAGAAGATAGCTTCGGAGGCTGGTAAACTAGCGAGCCACAGTAAGAAGACGACATTGGGAAGCAGGGAGATGCAATCAGCGATTAGGCTAGTACTACCCGGTGAATTGGCGAAGCACGCGAACATAGAAGCTATGAAAGCGATAACGATGTACCATAATAGCCACGAAAGGGAAGGTAAAACACcgtaa
- the LOC123667922 gene encoding histone H4-like, whose translation MAGRGKGSKGLGKGGAKRHRKVLRDNIQGITKPAIRRLARRGGVKRISGLMYEETRGILRLFLGNVIRDAVTYTEHAKRKTVTAMDVVYALKRQGRTLYGFGG comes from the coding sequence ATGGCAGGAAGAGGTAAGGGTAGCAAAGGACTTGGAAAAGGAGGCGCAAAGCGTCACCGAAAGGTCTTAAGAGACAACATTCAAGGCATCACCAAACCAGCTATACGAAGATTGGCCAGACGAGGCGGTGTCAAGCGGATATCCGGTTTAATGTACGAAGAAACACGAGGTATTCTGAGGCTATTTCTAGGAAATGTGATTCGTGACGCCGTGACGTACACGGAGCATGCTAAACGAAAGACTGTGACGGCCATGGATGTGGTATACGCTTTGAAACGACAAGGAAGAACGTTATACGGTTTTGGCggataa
- the LOC123667775 gene encoding uncharacterized protein LOC123667775, whose product VRGGLGAARARVLLPLHHRHRHGQRAHRVPRRAPDHPRARPLRHRPLLNIGSWWARRGARASATSTSPPPPTRTTCAPCSATCTRSSSRTSSPTSASIKHRFVVGSARRARECYFHFTTATDTDNVRTVFRDVHQIILAHVLSDIGLY is encoded by the coding sequence GTTCGTGGTGGGctcggcgcggcgcgcgcgcgagtGCTACTTCCACTTCACCACCGCCACCGACACGGACAACGTGCGCACCGTGTTCCGCGACGTGCACCAGATCATCCTCGCGCACGTCCTCTCCGACATCGGCCTCTATTAAACATCGGTTCGTGGTGGGctcggcgcggcgcgcgcgcgagtGCTACTTCCACTTCACCACCGCCACCGACACGGACAACGTGCGCACCGTGTTCCGCGACGTGCACCAGATCATCCTCGCGCACGTCCTCTCCGACATCGGCCTCTATTAAACATCGGTTCGTGGTGGGctcggcgcggcgcgcgcgcgagtGCTACTTCCACTTCACCACCGCCACCGACACGGACAACGTGCGCACCGTGTTCCGCGACGTGCACCAGATCATCCTCGCGCACGTCCTCTCCGACATCGGCCTCTATTAA